The following proteins come from a genomic window of Lolium rigidum isolate FL_2022 chromosome 5, APGP_CSIRO_Lrig_0.1, whole genome shotgun sequence:
- the LOC124651720 gene encoding uncharacterized protein LOC124651720, translated as MGSCVSLSAAPALPTVATAKIVLEDGSMAQFATPITARDALGSDAASSSSFLCSCDELRFDAPARALAAEEELQPGCLYFALPVSMLRRPLSGQDMAALAVKATSAFAAVAMNRKGREAARVAPLVGAEEGEREGRWNHHVYGKYGTRMTAISRPAVVQRLSAISEASA; from the coding sequence ATGGGCTCGTGCGTCTCGCTctcggcggcgccggcgctgccGACAGTGGCCACGGCGAAGATTGTGCTCGAGGACGGCTCCATGGCGCAGTTCGCGACGCCCATCACGGCGCGGGATGCTCTGGGCAGCGACGCCGCCAGCTCCTCGAGCTTCCTCTGCAGCTGCGACGAGCTTCGATTCGACGCGCCCGCCCGCGCGCTGGCGGCCGAGGAGGAGCTCCAGCCCGGGTGCCTCTACTTCGCGCTCCCCGTGTCCATGCTCCGCCGGCCGCTATCCGGGCAGGACATGGCCGCCCTCGCCGTCAAGGCAACCTCCGCGTTCGCCGCTGTCGCCATGAACCGCAAGGGACGAGAGGCGGCTCGAGTGGCGCCGCTCGTCGGAGCCGAGGAGGGCGAACGAGAGGGCAGATGGAATCACCACGTCTACGGAAAATACGGCACGCGCATGACGGCCATTAGCCGTCCTGCGGTCGTGCAAAGGCTGAGCGCCATTTCTGAGGCCAGTGCCTGA